Proteins co-encoded in one Plasmodium vivax scf_6666 genomic scaffold, whole genome shotgun sequence genomic window:
- a CDS encoding variable surface protein Vir18, putative (encoded by transcript PVX_020675A), protein MAWFSQLTNRVAQMYKTFQGAGCTSDYHRAKTEIEQKIDDLYKVPRQFCKKCKDLKKNIDQKNTELQRCYNSSKLISIVSTDNIKNFIKACPDFNCRNPTITHNKPVKLNQRNENPCSVGGRCTEKVAPPKAQKDKPSPALGVENSKAKSLGGKASLDQDQRHSVADVNALSRPQTKASDSYLGTEHEVSETTVNHPSGKPESLVLQAQPLSVQSTSPSSELNISSSAFSSQSTLTGDSVSSSNSQVERLTNGTSEENQVVDRNVRDNQAQEHFVDVESSILEVPVENTATVREHINGDILKQDMDKEVASNKGFITVSPDGLASSYGVVGVQDGSGTGDGGITAHTLNSDSGGDNYDTKRNEIGVHTKIPDFKAAGDEPRSNEHSYIGHTYSTEKGNELTNDKSDIFGKIFEVISNKDHIIQASAPMGIVMLLGLLFKFTPLWRVLTKKNRKKGAGINEELNSVLQEPSIMDDERSIPFSYGAFEYSTFDQNVY, encoded by the exons atggCATGGTTTTCGCAGTTAACTAATAGGGTTGCTCAGATGTACAAAACATTCCAAGGTGCTGGATGCACGAGTGATTATCATAGAGCAAAAACTGAAATTGAACAGAAAATTGACGATCTTTATAAAGTACCAAGACAGTTCTGTAAAAAGTGCAAAgacctaaaaaaaaatatagatcaaaaaaatacagaatTACAGCGATGTTATAATTCATCGAAACTAATATCAATTGTAAGCactgataatataaaaaattttataaaagctTGTCCTGATTTTAATTGTCGTAACCCTACCATAACTCATAATAAACCTGTTAAATTAAATCAACGAAATGAAAATCCCTGTAGCGTAGGTGGGAGATGTACAGAAAAAGTAGCTCCCCCCAAAGCACAAAAAGATAAACCATCACCAGCATTAGGTGTAGAAAACTCTAAAGCTAAAAGTCTAGGAGGAAAAGCTTCCCTAGATCAAGATCAACGCCATTCTGTTGCAGATGTAAATGCACTATCTCGACCCCAAACAAAGGCTTCTGATAGTTATCTTGGTACTGAACATGAAGTGTCTGAAACAACAGTTAATCATCCTTCTGGTAAACCTGAAAGCTTAGTTTTGCAGGCACAACCCTTATCCGTCCAATCTACTTCACCAAGCAGtgaattaaatatttcttctaGTGCATTTTCATCGCAAAGTACCTTGACTGGCGATTCTGTTTCAAGTAGCAATTCCCAAGTAGAGCGTTTAACCAATGGTACTTCTGAAGAGAATCAAGTTGTCGATCGAAATGTACGTGATAATCAAGCTCAAGAACATTTTGTTGATGTTGAAAGTTCTATTCTTGAAGTTCCTGTTGAAAATACTGCTACAGTTAGAGAACATATTAATGGAGATATTCTTAAACAAGATATGGATAAAGAAGTTGCTAGTAACAAGGGATTTATTACTGTGTCTCCTGACGGGTTAGCTTCTAGTTATGGAGTTGTTGGTGTTCAAGATGGAAGTGGCACAGGTGATGGTGGTATAACTGCTCATACTTTAAATTCAGATAGTGGAGGCGATAATTATGATACTAAGCGTAATGAAATTGGTGTTCATACTAAGATTCCTGATTTTAAAGCAGCTGGTGATGAACCACGTAGCAATGAACATTCATATATTGGACATACTTATAGCACAGAAAAAGGTAATGAATTAACTAATGACAAATCAGATATATTTGGTAAAATTTTCGAAGTAATATCAAATAAAGATCATATCATACAGGCTTCAGCACCCATGGGAATTGTTATGTTATTgggccttctttttaaa TTCACTCCTTTGTGGAGGGTTCTTACTAAAAAGAATAGGAAGAAAGGAGCAGGTATCAATGAAGAATTGAATAGTGTATTACAAGAACCTTCAATTATGGATGACGAAAGAAGTATCCCATTTTCATATGGTGCTTTTGAATATTCAACATTTGatcaaaatgtatattaa